One Triticum dicoccoides isolate Atlit2015 ecotype Zavitan chromosome 5B, WEW_v2.0, whole genome shotgun sequence genomic window carries:
- the LOC119305748 gene encoding uncharacterized protein LOC119305748, whose protein sequence is MHRNARTIAQPTRALDPKRIEALPPARSRVELLCAHAAPGLERPRSPAVSGTAPEPAQPPEPPRASLTSTSSLPRFPVRLRRSTNDQLEHHDRRLSLSLLFSPSLQALSFSHDGLSVLFFTGTDAIDTRALPRVHHRCRFASDPAGDHRISPPPPWTTHPQTSSAPPCHSLALSSRLSPSPCRCSALCRAEDEHLDPYLAWPLARALTSSSAWIAPSFAAEPAQQPIWPSQRPPHRPGLGPCVAS, encoded by the exons atgcacaGGAACGCCAGGACCATCGCGCAGCCAACCCGAGCGCTCGATCCCAAACGGATCGAGGCGCTACCTCCAGCCCGCAGCCGCGTGGAGCTCCTCTGCGCCCATGCTGCACCAGGCCTCGAGCGACCTCGCTCCCCTGCCGTCTCCGGCACCGCGCCCGAACCTGCCCAACCACCCGAGCCGCCTCGAGCTTCCCTCACCTCCACCTCGTCGCTGCCTCGCTTCCCCGTCCGTCTCCGGCGATCGACTAACGACCAGTTGGAGCACCACGACCGTCGCCTCTCTCTTTCCCTCCTTTTTTCCCCATCTCTtcaagctctctctttctctcatgacGGCCTCTCGGTGTTATTCTTCACAGGGACCGACGCCATAGACACCCGTGCGCTACCCCGAGTCCACCACCGCTGCCGTTTCGCGTCAGATCCGGCCGGGGACCACCGGATCTCGCCGCCTCCGCCATGGACCACCCATCCCCAGACCTCCTCTGCGCCGCCTTGCCACAGCCTTGCCCTGTCGTCGCGCCTTTCGCCAAGTCCCTGCCGCTGCTCTGCTCTCTGTCGAGCAGAGGACGAGCACCTCGACCCGTACCTCGCTTGGCCGCTCGCACGTGCGTTGACCAGCTCCAGCGCGTGGATCGCGCCCAGCTTCGCTGCCGAGCCGGCCCAGCAACCGATCTGGCCCAGCCAGCGCCCTCCTCATcgacctgggcttggcccatg tgttgcttcttag